In Chryseobacterium oranimense, a single window of DNA contains:
- the cysK gene encoding cysteine synthase A: MKFQNTLETIGNTPVVKINKLFGTEHEVWIKLEKSNPGGSIKDRIALSMIEDAEAKGLLNKDSIIIEPTSGNTGIGLALVAAVKNYKLILVMPESMSLERRKIMESYGAEFVLTPREKGMKGAIEKAEELAQQTPNSWIPRQFDNPANVKVHVETTAQEIIKDFPDGLDYLITGVGTGGHITGIAKVLKQKFPNIKVIAVEPELSPVLSGGAPAPHPLQGLGAGFVPSILDTALLDEIVQIGKDEAFEYTKEAAKKEGLFVGISTGAALAAVAKKLPEIPAGSSILTVNYDTGERYLSIEGLF; encoded by the coding sequence ATGAAGTTCCAGAACACATTAGAAACCATCGGAAATACCCCGGTCGTAAAAATTAATAAACTTTTCGGTACAGAACACGAAGTTTGGATCAAACTTGAAAAATCCAATCCCGGAGGAAGCATCAAAGACAGAATTGCTTTATCCATGATCGAGGATGCAGAAGCTAAAGGACTTTTGAACAAAGACAGTATCATTATAGAGCCAACCAGCGGAAACACCGGAATCGGGCTGGCTTTAGTTGCTGCCGTAAAAAATTACAAGCTGATTCTCGTGATGCCTGAAAGTATGAGTCTGGAACGCCGCAAAATTATGGAATCATACGGAGCAGAATTCGTTCTGACTCCCAGAGAAAAAGGAATGAAAGGAGCCATTGAAAAAGCAGAAGAGCTGGCTCAGCAAACCCCGAATTCCTGGATCCCAAGACAGTTTGATAACCCGGCCAACGTAAAAGTGCACGTAGAAACCACTGCACAGGAAATCATTAAAGATTTTCCTGATGGTTTGGATTATCTCATCACAGGCGTGGGAACCGGCGGCCACATCACCGGAATTGCGAAGGTTCTTAAGCAGAAGTTTCCAAATATCAAAGTTATTGCTGTAGAACCGGAACTGTCTCCTGTCCTTAGTGGGGGAGCTCCGGCGCCCCATCCATTGCAGGGTTTAGGAGCTGGATTTGTTCCTTCCATTCTTGATACTGCCCTTTTAGATGAAATTGTTCAGATCGGTAAAGACGAAGCTTTTGAATACACAAAAGAAGCAGCTAAAAAAGAAGGACTTTTCGTTGGAATTTCTACCGGGGCCGCTTTGGCTGCAGTAGCAAAAAAATTACCTGAAATACCTGCTGGTTCCAGCATTTTGACTGTAAATTATGATACAGGCGAAAGATACCTGTCTATAGAAGGACTTTTCTAG
- the cobA gene encoding uroporphyrinogen-III C-methyltransferase, translating into MKQNNNSPQVFLVGAGPGDPDLITVKAVKAIAAADVILCDRLVSPEIIERYAGKKAEIIYVGKECSKNASTPQSRINTLIVEYALQGKTVVRLKGGDISFFSNVLDELKVLKQHQILFEIVPGITAASGAAAYAGIPLTARGYATSVRFLTYYKTEILSNDYWKELGTSEDTLVFYMSKGNLEGLVDRFLSAGKTEGKKIAVIEQATTPYQKVYTSSLEDFHEKLGNKDFVSPSLVIIGKVVNLYEDFSWLQEPIQEGIYFKSVTNGTLVPNPQNIFEYAV; encoded by the coding sequence ATGAAACAAAATAACAATTCGCCACAGGTTTTCCTGGTAGGCGCAGGGCCTGGCGACCCTGATCTGATCACGGTAAAAGCGGTAAAAGCCATCGCTGCCGCCGATGTGATCTTATGTGACCGTCTTGTAAGTCCTGAAATAATAGAACGTTATGCCGGTAAAAAAGCAGAAATTATATATGTGGGAAAAGAATGCAGTAAAAATGCTTCCACACCGCAGTCCCGCATCAATACATTAATCGTTGAGTATGCTCTACAGGGAAAAACCGTGGTCAGGCTCAAAGGAGGAGATATTTCCTTTTTTTCCAATGTGCTGGATGAATTGAAAGTCTTGAAACAGCATCAGATACTATTTGAAATTGTGCCAGGTATTACAGCGGCTTCAGGAGCCGCAGCATATGCAGGAATACCTTTAACAGCAAGAGGTTATGCGACATCGGTCCGCTTTCTGACCTATTACAAAACCGAAATTCTCAGCAATGATTACTGGAAAGAACTCGGAACCTCAGAAGATACCCTTGTTTTTTATATGTCTAAAGGAAATCTGGAAGGATTGGTAGATCGGTTTTTATCAGCAGGAAAAACCGAAGGTAAAAAGATCGCCGTCATTGAGCAGGCTACCACCCCTTACCAGAAAGTATACACTTCATCTCTGGAAGATTTTCACGAGAAATTAGGAAATAAAGATTTTGTATCACCATCATTGGTGATAATCGGTAAAGTAGTGAACCTGTACGAAGACTTTTCCTGGTTGCAGGAGCCTATACAGGAAGGGATTTATTTTAAATCTGTAACGAACGGAACCTTAGTGCCAAACCCTCAAAATATATTTGAATATGCTGTCTGA